From the Acidimicrobiales bacterium genome, the window CAGGAGATAGCCAACAGCGCCCTGCGCCGCGCCGGCGGCCCGAGCAACGCCATGCGCAACCCCATCGGCCTCGGCATGGGCGCCCCCACCGTGCTGACCCACGGCAGCGAGGACCAGAAGCGTCGGTACCTGCGGCCGCTGTTCACCTGCGAGGAGGTCTGGTGCCAGCTCTTCTCCGAGCCCGGCGCCGG encodes:
- a CDS encoding acyl-CoA dehydrogenase family protein; protein product: MTTTTTAEDLVRSQVDRLLSEHDPKTEEPAAFWGAQFDHGLAWVHFPEGYGGLGVSPGLQEIANSALRRAGGPSNAMRNPIGLGMGAPTVLTHGSEDQKRRYLRPLFTCEEVWCQLFSEPGAG